A single region of the Pseudomonas granadensis genome encodes:
- a CDS encoding AraC family transcriptional regulator yields the protein MQLTRHLDANARLVSLIEPLALRDGYSQTGLPGVQILRASCDVARGPHIYEPSLMIIAQGSKLAFLGPRTMEYGAGHYLIQALPVPFECETFALPDAPLLGVSVAIDRVLLGELVLAMGLAPGRHIPAQTPESMTSVVLDDGMRGCVERLLSCLHDPLECQILGPARVRELLFVALRGPQADVLRALVEQQGQFARVAASISHLHAHYTEPLNVETLASCANMSVSTFHEHFKRSTLLSPVQYLKRLRLLKAQTLLVAEGLGVAQVAHRVGYQSTSQFSREYKRYFERSPGDERAA from the coding sequence ATGCAATTGACCCGTCATCTTGATGCCAACGCGCGGCTGGTTTCGCTGATCGAACCGCTGGCGCTGCGCGATGGTTACAGCCAGACCGGCTTGCCTGGCGTACAGATATTGCGCGCCAGTTGCGATGTCGCCCGTGGCCCACACATTTATGAGCCGAGCCTGATGATCATCGCCCAGGGCAGCAAACTGGCGTTTCTCGGGCCGCGAACCATGGAATATGGTGCCGGGCATTACCTGATCCAGGCGCTGCCGGTGCCGTTCGAGTGCGAGACGTTCGCCTTGCCGGATGCGCCGCTGCTTGGCGTCTCGGTGGCGATCGATCGGGTGCTGCTCGGCGAGCTGGTGCTGGCGATGGGCCTGGCACCAGGGCGGCACATTCCGGCGCAGACGCCGGAGTCGATGACCTCAGTGGTGCTCGACGATGGCATGCGCGGTTGCGTCGAGCGCTTGCTCAGTTGTTTGCACGATCCGCTGGAGTGCCAGATTCTCGGCCCGGCGCGGGTGCGTGAGTTGCTGTTCGTCGCCTTGCGCGGGCCGCAGGCGGATGTGCTGCGGGCATTGGTCGAACAACAGGGGCAATTTGCGCGAGTGGCGGCGTCGATCAGTCATCTGCATGCGCATTACACCGAGCCGCTGAACGTCGAGACCCTGGCCAGTTGCGCGAACATGAGCGTGTCGACCTTTCATGAGCATTTCAAACGCAGCACGCTGTTGTCGCCGGTGCAGTATCTGAAGCGTTTACGCTTGTTGAAGGCGCAGACGTTACTGGTGGCCGAAGGGCTGGGCGTGGCGCAGGTGGCGCATCGGGTCGGGTATCAGAGCACGTCGCAGTTCAGTCGTGAGTACAAGCGCTATTTCGAGCGTAGTCCGGGGGATGAGCGCGCTGCTTGA